The Helianthus annuus cultivar XRQ/B chromosome 16, HanXRQr2.0-SUNRISE, whole genome shotgun sequence genome includes a window with the following:
- the LOC110901469 gene encoding uncharacterized protein LOC110901469 encodes MGDKGEKSDSTTTNQPIPLHPVYTVTDIQKKVRMLDGSKVTYSAWVKLFHLHARGYEVLDHITSEPPPKDDPNHAQWMKIDAIVLQWIYSTLSEDYLLRVLESESTALQAWNRVKAIFHNNKGPRCAALQTKFVNLKLSACPSLEAYCQTLRDLAAQLDDVGSPVNEQSLVLQLVRGLPREYDTIGSIINREIPSWNEACEMLRGDQERQAARDGTPAPSEALAAVNPNSQPRRDGQNQTYQPRRGDGPTRFSSNPGRRGPRRDGYNSQQNGAQPGQQQYRQGSGSGSGSRGQGNRNQSRGQSPWAQHPPQTYQPTPPFWPAPYWTTPPPPCPYPTQPGWASPWPMQSPNGPQQPTTHEQSSAQAHMTDVNPLEPTELAEAFQAMALDPENPQWFMDTGATNHLTADSDSYRFL; translated from the exons GACAAAGGCGAGAAGTCTGACTCGACCACAACCAATCAACCCATTCCCTTACACCCGGTTTACACTGTGACTGATATCCAGAAGAAGGTTCGTATGCTGGACGGATCCAAAGTCACATATTCTGCGTGGGTGAAGCTTTTTCACCTTCATGCACGTGGATATGAGGTTTTGGACCACATCACCTCTGAACCACCTCCCAAAGATGACCCAAATCATGCTCAGTGGATGAAAATTGATGCTATTGTCCTGCAATGGATCTATAGCACTTTGTCTGAAGATTATCTTCTTCGGGTTCTCGAATCCGAATCAACCGCTCTACAAGCTTGGAACCGAGTTAAAGCCATTTTTCACAATAATAAAGGCCCTCGGTGTGCAGCCCTTCAGACAAAATTTGTCAATCTCAAACTCAGTGCCTGCCCTTCCTTGGAAGCATACTGCCAGACTCTTCGTGATCTTGCTGCCCAGTTGGATGACGTGGGTAGTCCTGTGAATGAACAATCACTTGTTTTACAACTGGTACGGGGTCTACCTCGGGAATATGATACCATCGGCTCCATCATCAATCGCGAGATCCCGTCTTGGAATGAAGCCTGTGAGATGCTCCGCGGAGATCAAGAACGACAAGCTGCAAGAGACGGCACCCCAGCTCCTTCCGAAGCACTGGCTGCCGTGAACCCCAACTCACAGCCCCGTCGTGATGGCCAAAATCAAACCTATCAGCCTAGACGCGGGGACGGACCAACACGCTTCAGTTCAAACCCGGGTCGTAGGGGCCCTAGACGTGATGGCTATAACTCTCAACAGAACGGGGCCCAACCTGGACAGCAGCAATACCGCCAAGGATCTGGGTCCGGGTCCGGGTCTCGTGGTCAGGGAAACCGGAACCAATCTCGTGGACAGTCACCATGGGCCCAACATCCACCTCAAACATATCAGCCCACTCCACCTTTCTGGCCCGCGCCGTATTGGACCACACCACCGCCACCTTGTCCTTACCCTACCCAGCCGGGTTGGGCCTCGCCATGGCCCATGCAGTCTCCAAACGGCCCGCAGCAGCCCACTACTCATGAACAGTCCTCCGCTCAGGCTCACATGACTGATGTGAACCCCCTGGAACCCACTGAACTTGCAGAGGCCTTTCAAGCTATGGCTCTAGATCCTGAAAACCCACAATGGTTCATGGATACTGGTGCTACGAATCATCTCACTGCGGACTCAG ACTCGTACCGTTTTTTGTGA